A part of Crassostrea angulata isolate pt1a10 chromosome 5, ASM2561291v2, whole genome shotgun sequence genomic DNA contains:
- the LOC128184736 gene encoding uncharacterized protein LOC128184736, translating to MADNVLRIGRFLRVLAHPIFPTTLKPVQNDSGKKVAFLLFMHIISSLFVFIGVFAADQAISAEANTGNWVIVMTFVTLGFASLVALTVRGCQNKLKLQGKKTSSTTDPSLNLRIIFLWIFGLAVTIHVSINFAIYIECIGSFTLRSERVVLSFLSNVIMLLFLLVQTSFISYFRNSLFVHDSIVNIASIMILAANFALWFNTMVSNINVFDLSKNATVPQYSNESYCFRTSRIQRELSRKVTPYLLPPRLEFCILASSFIIAFWRWPVESDEETFDNEVARGERDEYQILSPHNRHDVKGPHIFIMVIALLINTPLSVAKILQAFVFSWKNESVFFVMHLGECFSAICSIVAIYVCSYILTKGFNCCWRPSKLTTNEYVLILASSGMVAYYMFGFLTALASPGPVKMLVFTRTVGMFESYLQTHFLIKIKRYSTIGRSSIVISSAGILLMITNLTYWFLTSYNPRTVATDLELELVERKSWLYIQNTLVPLFTFYRLFSGMMSYSIYSRFRPR from the coding sequence ATGGCAGACAATGTTTTACGTATTGGCAGATTCCTCCGGGTTCTGGCTCATCCAATCTTTCCAACAACATTGAAACCTGTGCAAAATGATTCGGGGAAAAAGGTAGCATTTCTACTCTTCATGCACATAATCTCAAGTCTGTTTGTCTTCATTGGCGTTTTTGCCGCAGACCAAGCAATATCTGCCGAGGCCAATACTGGAAACTGGGTAATTGTGATGACATTTGTTACTTTGGGATTTGCATCGTTAGTAGCTCTCACTGTGAGGGGCTGCCAAAACAAACTGAAACTCCAAGGAAAGAAAACATCCTCTACGACGGACCCTTCCCTTAATCTTCGGATAATCTTTCTCTGGATCTTTGGGCTGGCTGTTACCATTCACGTCTCCATTAATTTCGCCATTTATATCGAATGTATCGGATCGTTTACATTGAGAAGTGAACGTGTGGTATTGTCATTTTTAAGTAATGTCATAATGTTACTATTCCTACTTGTCCAAACCAgctttatttcttattttcgAAATTCACTGTTTGTACATGACTCTATTGTAAACATTGCAAGCATCATGATTTTAGCTGCAAACTTTGCTCTATGGTTCAACACTATGGTTTCCAACATCAACGTGTTCGATTTGTCAAAGAACGCCACTGTTCCACAATACAGCAACGAGTCTTACTGTTTTCGCACTTCAAGAATACAACGGGAATTGAGCAGAAAAGTCACGCCTTACCTGTTGCCACCGAGGCTGGAGTTCTGTATACTTGCGTCAAGTTTTATAATCGCCTTTTGGAGATGGCCTGTAGAGTCTGACGAAGAAACCTTCGACAATGAGGTAGCTAGAGGCGAAAGAGATGAGTACCAAATACTTTCCCCACACAACAGACATGATGTAAAAGGAccacacatttttataatggtGATTGCATTGCTCATCAACACACCATTATCTGTTGCTAAAATACTGCAAGCCTTTGTCTTCTCTTGGAAAAATGAAAGCGTTTTCTTCGTTATGCACTTAGGGGAATGTTTTAGCGCCATCTGTAGTATCGTTGCCATCTACGTTTGCAGTTACATCCTCACCAAAGGATTCAATTGCTGCTGGAGACCATCCAAATTGACCACCAATGAATATGTTTTGATTCTGGCCTCTTCCGGAATGGTGGCTTATTATATGTTTGGATTTCTCACTGCGCTGGCTAGTCCAGGTCCCGTCAAGATGCTCGTTTTTACTCGAACAGTAGGTATGTTTGAATCCTACCTACAGAcccattttttaatcaaaatcaaacgTTATAGTACCATTGGACGGTCATCCATTGTCATCTCCTCTGCAGGGATATTGCTGATGATCACAAACCTCACATACTGGTTTCTCACCTCCTACAATCCCCGCACCGTTGCTACAGACTTGGAGCTTGAACTTGTGGAGCGTAAAAGTTGGCTGTACATTCAGAACACACTGGTGCCTTTATTTACGTTCTACCGATTATTCTCTGGGATGATGTCGTATTCAATATATTCTAGGTTCAGGCCTCGATGA